Below is a genomic region from Prunus persica cultivar Lovell chromosome G3, Prunus_persica_NCBIv2, whole genome shotgun sequence.
TTTGTGGACGATAAATTGCTTGCCCAAAAAGTCAACGATCGGTGTGGGTTGGTCAATTAAACTGACTAATGACGATTGCAGATGCGGTATTCGAATACCAAGACGAATTTGTTGAATGACTATGGACTAGTTTGGTAGTTTGGTATTGCTCTGCTATGAGCAGCAGTGTCGGTCCTGAATTTTTCAGAGCCCAGggcaaaagtaaaaattaggcccttatatatatttaaacttAGTGGTGAACTCACTCTTATTTTTCAACCAAGATCTAACCTGtccaaattaacaaaaaaattaatctgAATAAAAACCCACACTTTGGATTTTGGAATCTCCCCAATCTACCAacagaaataattttaaccTGTAACTAGAAGAAGAGGATTCACAAGGACCAGCTTAGATGGAGGCTTAGGAGAGGATTCAAAACTCtgtagaagaagagaaagaagaaaagaagaagatgaagaagtaAAAGCGATCTGGAGGAGTGGAATAGGAACATGTGCACAAaagcattcttcttcttgagaAGCGGAAAAATCGttgatctttttcttttcttttcaaaatattaaataagttAATAGTTAtactaatataatataatacttactataaaaataaaaataaatttgggcCTTCCTGAATAATGGACCCAAGGTAGTCGCACTGACTGCCTCTGGTCAGAGCAGTCAAAGTGTGATAAgtatttgataaatttttatcacaatataaacaaaaagaaaatcaacttAACATATACTTGCCTTTTTAACCAAATGAGATTTGAATAAACATGGTCCAAATAGCATATTCACATGACGGAAAAATAACATTTTGACCAACCCGGGTCACTGGTGAATTGCAGGGTCAACTAGAGAGCCTGCTCATTGCTCgtactcaaaactcaaactcaaaggCGCAAGATTGACCAAGTCGTTAATTTAAAGGCATAACCAGGGTAAAACCGTCATTCTAAAAAACCCTAATCGTCCCTCCCCTGCGGTCTCATTTATATCTCCTTCATTTCCTATTTACCGATCGAAAACACTCCTTCGCTCGCACTCCTCCTCACTGTGCCTCTGTTCCTCTGCGATCCTCTCAGGTTCGGGTTTTCTTCCAACTCTGATCCTTCACCTCTGACTCTTCACCTTTTTGGCTTTGTTTGGGTGCCGAGAAAATCCAGTAGAAACTAGTTGTGACTTGTGCTCTGCTTAACGACCATTTTCcgtgtttttttaattgtatttttcttcatttttgtttaatttttaactgATCTTACCTGgttcttgttgttgttgttaacaCCTCTAAATTCTTGTTTTATGAAATGCATGGATGTTTACTTATATTTGGTTGCAGAGAAATGAAAGTTTGAATGGatgaaaatttgggttttataATTGTGAAAATATTTTACTATTGATTTCAGAGAAAATCACAATTCATTTCTTAGCTGGGTACGTAAGTTAATCAATTTTGTGTAGACCAATGgtcaaaagaacaaataaagttGGGAAAATTAAAGGTCATACTGGAGCAAGGAAAGTAAGGTTCtgggtttttttattcttctttttgttgattgGCAGAAGAAGAAATGTTAGTTACTATCCTCATGCCCACCACGAACATTCCTCTCTTAATCTTATAtgcaatgaaaattttgttgggtAGACGGAAATGAGACAATTTGCACTTCAAAATTTCACCTTGGTAATTGAAAATGATCAaatgtaataaataaaaataaatttactcaTGTATAGTTGACAAAACCGTCAGTTAATGTTGACAGTTCGTCGAACTTGTGTGAAATTTATTTCCAGGACACATTGAGGATATGGCACATTAGTTATGTATGTATTGTCAGTTTGCGAGGTATTCTGTTGGGATTATCTATATGGGCCGTGCCACTAGTTAATCTTCTGGTGCAttgtttatgtttatattGTCAATTTGTAAGAATTTGCTATCTTATGGAAAAAATTCCATTTATATAAGCTTGTGAGAAGAATTCATTACCCTGTCATTTTATGTATCAGTTACAGAAAACAGACCCCTCTTCTTGGTGCATGGCTGTATTTGAAATCAGTTATTCTTTTGCAGGTCAGTGGCTTGAGTCATAATCATGGCTGATGGGTCATCCCATCCATTGGTATTTCAGAAGATACATGGGCAGTCTTCTCTCATTTCTAGGCTTTCCCCCAACTTGCACACAAGAAACCATGGTGTGACTGGTGCTTATGCCAATGGAGGTTTGCAGAGGCCCCTTCTAACATTTGAAAGCACTGCCCTTGCACAAGTCTCTCCTTTGCCCCCCATTGTGGTACAGGCTCCAGTAGAGAAAGGTGCAGCTGGTTTTGCTGTGGATTTCCTCATGGGAGGTGTATCTGCTGCTGTTTCCAAAACCGCAGCTGCTCCAATTGAGCGTGTTAAACTACTAATACAGAATCAGGATGAGATGATCAAGGCTGGTCGGCTTTCTCAACCATACAAGGGTATAACTGACTGCTTTGCCCGGACAATTAAGGATGAGGGTGTCCTTGCTCTGTGGAGAGGAAACACTGCTAATGTTATCAGATACTTTCCTACCCAGGTCAATTTTGATTCACTAGTAAATGTTGTCTGCTTACTGCTTATAAAGAAAATGTGAGAGATCACTTTAAGATATCTGCATTGTTGTGTTGGAGTGTTAGCTTTTCTATTATGCATCATGTAGCTTGTGGCTTTTAATTGccattctaaattgttaaaacTTGTGTGTCAGGCCTTAAACTTTGCTTTCAAGGATTACTTCAAGAGGCTTTTCAACTTCAAGAAGGATAAAGATGGTTACTGGAAGTGGTTCGCTGGAAATCTGGCATCAGGTGGTGCTGCTGGTGCTTCATCTCTTCTTTTTGTATATTCTCTGGACTATGCAAGAACACGTTTGGCAAATGACGCCAAGGCTGCCAAAAAGGGTGGTGAGAGGCAGTTTAATGGTTTGATTGATGTTTACAAGAAAACCCTCAAGTCTGATGGTATTGCTGGGCTGTATCGAGGATTCAATATCTCTTGTGTTGGAATTATTGTGTATCGTGGGCTCTACTTCGGAATGTACGATTCTCTGAAACCTGTTGTTCTAACTGGTGGCCTGCAGGTatgttaaatattttgaacTTGTACCCCCTTtggaattttgtgtgtgtgtttatttGACTTGTTTGTGGGTCTTATACTCTGGATGTTTTCCTTTGTTCATTATAAATTGTGGGCTAGTAAAACGAAATTTTTTGCATTAATATGAAACACAGTCAGCTGGTTGAGTTATTTGCAATGTAGCTGCTCATGGAGTTGTTTTGACCACTGCCTGCCTTACCCAAAGTCAGTTGGTGAAGGGTCAATGTGTACTGTGCAATTAGCACAGATGCTTTGTTGGAATTTGGGTTCATTCTGTATATTTATCCCATTTTAAATATCCTTTAGCTTATTTTCCAAcagttttggatttgaatatgtGCCCCTGAAGTTTAGGCAAATGATGTATTTAAATTCTGCTTTAGTCTTCCAAGAAATTTACACATTAAAGGCATGTTGACGTTCATTGCTGTTTTTCTCATGGTGATTTACAGGATAGTTTCTTTGCTAGTTTCTTGCTGGGATGGGGAATTACGATTGGTGCTGGATTAGCTTCTTACCCCATTGACACAGTCCGCAGAAGGATGATGATGACTTCAGGAGAAGCAGTTAAATACAATAGCTCTTTAGATGCATTTAAACAAATCATCAAAAAGGAGGGTTCTAAATCACTGTTTAAGGGTGCTGGAGCAAACATATTGCGTGCTGTTGCAGGCGCTGGTGTGCTTGCTGGCTATGACAAGCTGCAAGTCGTACTTCTTGGCAAGAAGTATGGGTCTGGCGGTGGTGGTTAATAAATGCTATGTCGACGAAAATCATTAGTGGTTGTGTAAGCACTGTGTCTGAGTTGAATAATTTGGATGAATGGAAGtgcttttacttttccaaatgTTAAGGGATCTGTTATTAGAAAAATCATAGTTACAGgaaagaaatttgaattttgggtgCTTGCTATCTGTGCTTGAGCTCTTAGACGGGTGTAGTGTCAGGGTTTCCTTTGTTCTTTGTTGACAATAAGTAGTGGTTTCTGGTCTCACAACTATGTTTATAATTAGTGATTTCTAGTCGCATTCGagtttatttgataaaatggttttatttttaacttgtGCATAATGTGTATATAAATTTCACATCCTTTTTGTGGCGAATTCTGTTTCGTACTTGTCTGGTTCCATATTCCTCATAGTTTCAGCTGTCTTTGCTGCTACTTTCGTAAAGGGTTTTGTTAGACATTTAGTAAGATTTGTATAATTGATGGCATGTCTTGGTTTGCAAGATGCGTCATGCACCGACTCTTGTGGTTCAGCTCCACTTTTAAGTACATACAGGACTTGTTGAGAATACCTCACTTTTACCCAATTTTCtgcaattttgatccaagttATTTTGGTGGCCTTATGGGTTGATTACGGTCCGCCTCACTTAAGGACCTTAAAATGAGGTAGTCTGAGCAACTCACATAAGTAGTGGTTTCATAGCAGTGTATACCTTTATCTGTACTCTTGTTTTACCCAAACAAACCTTTTTCCTATTCTAACCacacaaaaatagaaagaaaaaaaaaagaggaataCACGTTcatctcttcttccttcctcccCTGTCTCCCCCTTCTTTCCCCAGGATTCCCCGTTCGATTAGGGATGATACATAAGATAGCTAAAATCAAAAGTCCAGCAGGAAAAAAGGGAAGAGGAGGCAGCCAAAGGCCATTATACCAGCCACGAACCATGCTCGATTGTCGCACCCATCACACGGCTACTCCCTCCCAACCCAGGAATAATTGACAAAAACTGAAGAAGTTGAGAGGGAGATGCCTTTGAAAagcttgaaagaaaaattaatttttgtgaTAAATCGGGGAGCATACGAGgagaaagataaaaaattcaacatgtgtgccaatttattattattttgctaAAATAAAGGGCTCCTGCATTTGAGAAGATAAAtctggatttttatttttatttattttgagttaGAACAGTTAAAAAGTTCTCAGTAAAATCAGGAGTATAAGTGATGTGTTAAACTACTAACAATATGTGCCCTTGGATGGCTTCCATTAAAAAGTTGCTCATACGACCTCATTTTTGCGCCTTTAGGTAAGCGGGACTGTGTTTGATTAATTGCTTCAAtcttaaatcaaaatttggatAATCAATTATGCCAATAAATAAGATcaagttgaagaaaatatagTAGAAGTGAGATTTTCTTAACGCgttttttcttcagaaaaaTGAGACAACGGGCATAGAGAATCTATATTGTAAGAAGCAGTTATATTTGTATTCAGAGTGATCTTGTTGATAGAAATGAAGTCCAATGCAAAGGAATGTAGTTAGGCCAGTTGTGATTCTTAGTAAGCTTATGGCTGCTTAGTGTTTACCTATGTCTTGTAATAGTAGAACCTCTTTACCTCTTTTTCTAGGATCAAACTGGGAGTTGTGTTAGGTAATTGTATCTTCTATAGGTGTGGGACCCACTGTTTTACAGTGGGTTTTAACAGTGTGCCTGACATGTAAAACTCTACCAAACCTAGCGTGAAGTAACTGGAAAAGAGTCTTATGATGCTTGGTGTGCAGCAATATCATTCAGCTCCAACATGAGAGATGATAGCAGAAACTAGCAACCGAGAAAGGCCAAGAATGCACCTCGGCCTTAAATATACGGTGCTTTGCAGCGGGTACAGCCGTGAACCCTAAATTCTAAATCATGTAAACCTTAGTTGTGGGTATAATACGAAATACTACACCTCCAATTTAAATCACTAGTTTAGAATACTTCAAAAGGCAGGAAAGCATGGTttgtgccttttttttttttttttttttttttaaggtctAAAAGTCTAAATGTACTGTCAAAGGTTGATTATAGTTTAGCCTACACTTTCCAGGCAGATGCAGGGAAGACTGTGACATATGACTTGCATATCTTGAACTACTTGATCCGGCCGCATTTCAATTGCAACCACCCTTCCTTCAGCTTCAAGAAATCCTCCCTCTCTGAGTCTTGGGGGGTTGAAGCTGTCTTTCTCCAGCTCCACTTCAAACAACTGTGAAAACTACATGGATGGAGGTAGGTCCTTAATCCTTATCAAAGAAAGCTTACACTTATGCTGCAGAAATTTATATGTACAACTTTGTCAAATGCTGTTGCCATCGTACTCTTTCAAATGTGAAGCACAACAACATTCATTTGGTACACAAACAATACAATATTGAAACTAAGAAATTCGATTTCGATATAAccatttaaatttcaattgaAGGGTGAAGGGTGAGCCTGTTAGATATTCAAAGTGTATCTTTATCTTTGGGGCATTTGAAATGGTTTAACTGTCGCTGTAACATGAATGTTCTTTCTGCGTAATCATCTAGTCTGAGAAAGAAACTGATCTGTTTACATCGGACTCACATGAAGAATATGATTAAAAATGAGACCAGACTATTCTATGTCTGGGTTTTACTTATTACTTGAAttgaatgagagagagagagagagagagagagagagagagagagagaatcccttatatatataagaaacaAACAGCTCTTAGCCAGTATGTCTTCAACATTCGCCTCGAACCATCTCACTGAGTATTGAGTGAAGAATGGCTTACTATTCATTTACTTCCATTGCCATCCATGCATTAATATCAATCCCCTTACTTCTGAACCTATCTTGTTTGTTCCACAATCTCAACCTGGCTGCTGCTGCAAAACACGGCCGCAGCAAAGTCTATGCCtctcatcaccatcaccaccaccgtGGCAACCACAACCATCCTGATCCTGCCGCAGCATCTGATGATTCGAACCCAAAACTCCACCTAGCTTTCCTTGCCCTCCAAGCATGGAAACGCGTAATTTACTCTGATCCGTACAACTTCACGTCCACCTGGGTGGGTCCTTCAGTTTGTAACTACAAGGGTGTGTTTTGTGCACCTTCTCTTGATGACCCCAAAATCCAAGTTGTTGCTGGCATTGACCTTAATAAAGGTGACATTGCCGGATTTCTCCCTGAGGAATTAGGCCTCTTGTCTGATCTTGCACTCATCCATCTGAATAGCAACCGCTTTTGTGGCATTCTCCCTCAAAGTATGGCCAACCTTACACTCCTTTATGAGCTTGATCTCAGTAACAACAGATTTGTTGGCCCTTTCCCCACGGTCGTCCTCTCTCTTCCTACATTAAAATATCTTGATCTTCGGTACAACGAATTTGAAGGGCCATTATCTCCACAACTTTTCCAGAAAAAACTAGATGCAATATTTGTCAATAACAACCGCTTCACCAATGTACTTCCAGCTACTTTAGGTGGAAGCTCAGCCAGTGTATTGGTGGTTGCTAACAACAACTTTGGGGGGTGCCTTCCCCCAAGCATTGTCAGTTTTGCTGATACTTTAGAGGAACTGTTGTTAATCAACACAAACTTGTCAGGGTGTTTGCCACAAGAGATTGGGTTTCTGTACAAATTGAGGGTGTTGGATGTGAGCTACAACAAGCTTGTTGGTCCTATACCTTACAGCATGGCAGGGCTATCTCATTTGGAGCAACTAAATTTGGCTCACAATAGCATGACTGGGATTGTACCAGATGGAGTTTGTTGTTTGCCAAACTTGGCAAATTTCACATTCTCTTATAACTA
It encodes:
- the LOC18766010 gene encoding ADP,ATP carrier protein 3, mitochondrial, encoding MADGSSHPLVFQKIHGQSSLISRLSPNLHTRNHGVTGAYANGGLQRPLLTFESTALAQVSPLPPIVVQAPVEKGAAGFAVDFLMGGVSAAVSKTAAAPIERVKLLIQNQDEMIKAGRLSQPYKGITDCFARTIKDEGVLALWRGNTANVIRYFPTQALNFAFKDYFKRLFNFKKDKDGYWKWFAGNLASGGAAGASSLLFVYSLDYARTRLANDAKAAKKGGERQFNGLIDVYKKTLKSDGIAGLYRGFNISCVGIIVYRGLYFGMYDSLKPVVLTGGLQDSFFASFLLGWGITIGAGLASYPIDTVRRRMMMTSGEAVKYNSSLDAFKQIIKKEGSKSLFKGAGANILRAVAGAGVLAGYDKLQVVLLGKKYGSGGGG
- the LOC18766112 gene encoding leucine-rich repeat extensin-like protein 4, encoding MAYYSFTSIAIHALISIPLLLNLSCLFHNLNLAAAAKHGRSKVYASHHHHHHRGNHNHPDPAAASDDSNPKLHLAFLALQAWKRVIYSDPYNFTSTWVGPSVCNYKGVFCAPSLDDPKIQVVAGIDLNKGDIAGFLPEELGLLSDLALIHLNSNRFCGILPQSMANLTLLYELDLSNNRFVGPFPTVVLSLPTLKYLDLRYNEFEGPLSPQLFQKKLDAIFVNNNRFTNVLPATLGGSSASVLVVANNNFGGCLPPSIVSFADTLEELLLINTNLSGCLPQEIGFLYKLRVLDVSYNKLVGPIPYSMAGLSHLEQLNLAHNSMTGIVPDGVCCLPNLANFTFSYNYFCEEEGICQNLTSKGIAFDDRRNCFPEKPYQRSQKECNATLEHPVDCFEHPCDGGFGGGAAAFAPTIAAVPAATPRSSPFSTAAPSYT